A portion of the Bacteroides faecium genome contains these proteins:
- a CDS encoding alginate lyase family protein: MKNLIYTFVGSVTLVLLTGCSAEFENGTPEPWQREINPNENYEYTIKHPCLVNTEADFERARRKVNERAEPWISGWEKLCESRFAQLSYNANPQEEIVRHSQGGNFNTAAFDAGAAYQLAVRWKISGDEDYAKAAVKILNGWAKTCKGVNYKTWPDDSHRLLAAGFIGYQFAAPAELMRDYEGWKTEDFEVFKKWMDKTFYPICDDFLDNHFNSSAISGWMSWDLPAMLTILSIGVLNDDDAKIKQALEFFYHGKGMGCIEWSVKGMHEDPAGKVKGRHLAQSQEMGRDQGHATLNVGLHAYFCRTAYNMGIDLFAYNDNIILDLCEYTAKYNLTSAEDVEMPFEPYYHPKYGWHEKVSADGKGRARPGWELLYNHYAKVKGMNAPYSQAFAEKERPEGYGERGTAEAGDLGFGTLLYTEE, encoded by the coding sequence ATGAAAAATCTGATTTATACCTTCGTGGGCAGCGTAACGCTTGTGTTGCTGACCGGCTGTAGTGCTGAGTTCGAGAACGGAACTCCCGAACCATGGCAACGCGAAATCAACCCCAATGAAAATTATGAGTACACCATCAAGCATCCTTGTCTGGTGAACACCGAAGCCGATTTTGAACGCGCACGCCGCAAAGTGAACGAACGTGCCGAACCTTGGATTAGCGGTTGGGAAAAATTGTGCGAAAGCCGATTTGCCCAACTGAGCTACAACGCAAACCCGCAAGAAGAAATTGTACGTCACTCGCAAGGCGGCAACTTCAATACGGCCGCTTTCGATGCCGGTGCCGCTTATCAGTTGGCTGTACGCTGGAAAATTTCGGGAGATGAAGATTATGCCAAGGCAGCTGTTAAAATTCTGAACGGATGGGCTAAGACTTGTAAGGGGGTGAATTATAAAACATGGCCAGACGACAGCCATCGCCTGCTTGCCGCCGGATTTATCGGATACCAGTTTGCTGCTCCAGCTGAATTGATGCGGGATTACGAAGGCTGGAAAACCGAAGATTTTGAAGTTTTCAAGAAATGGATGGATAAAACGTTCTATCCCATTTGTGATGATTTCTTGGATAACCACTTTAATTCTTCAGCCATTTCTGGCTGGATGAGTTGGGATTTGCCCGCCATGCTCACCATTCTTTCTATCGGCGTGCTGAACGATGACGATGCCAAGATTAAACAAGCCTTGGAGTTTTTCTATCACGGAAAAGGTATGGGCTGTATCGAATGGTCGGTGAAAGGTATGCACGAGGATCCTGCGGGAAAAGTGAAAGGCAGACATTTGGCACAGAGCCAGGAGATGGGACGCGACCAGGGGCACGCTACTCTCAACGTAGGCTTGCACGCTTACTTCTGTCGTACAGCTTATAACATGGGCATCGACCTTTTTGCCTACAACGACAACATCATTCTCGACCTCTGCGAATATACGGCTAAGTACAACTTAACTTCGGCCGAAGATGTGGAAATGCCTTTCGAACCTTACTATCACCCCAAATACGGTTGGCACGAGAAGGTGTCGGCCGACGGTAAGGGGCGTGCCCGTCCGGGATGGGAACTCCTTTACAACCATTATGCCAAGGTGAAAGGTATGAATGCTCCATATTCGCAAGCTTTTGCCGAAAAAGAACGCCCCGAAGGATATGGCGAGCGTGGTACTGCCGAAGCCGGTGATTTGGGGTTTGGAACATTATTGTATACTGAAGAATAA
- a CDS encoding glycoside hydrolase family 2 TIM barrel-domain containing protein, translating into MINRLFSTLLFLSCLFCGLSPTAKAQNNEWENPTQYEWNKEKPHADFRLYERADDAVNDNPQKTPWQYSLNGTWKFVYAPSIAESIRDFYRTDLSDNDWDTIIVPSNWEIQGFGEPIIRNIQYVFSPNPPYIDVDNPVGTYRRTFTVPQNWQGREVLLHFGSISGYARIYVNGQQVGMTKASKTPAEFNVTNYLKKGENLLAVQVYRWHDGSYMEDQDFWRLSGIERDVFLTAYPQTTIWDFFLHAGLDETYRHGQFRATVDLRSFNTNATLQKGTLTLELKDAGGKTVLSAQKAYCISDISTTLAFEGTVRNVRKWSAEHPSLYDCILTLRADGDKQQTVVAHKVGFRRIEIKNARLLVNGVPTYIKGVNRHEHNDTLGHVQTREILMNDLRLIKQLNMNAIRTSHYPNHPLFYQLCDQYGIYVVDEANIETHGMGSVPYFKDTIPHPAYRPEWYAAHVDRITRMVERDKNHPCIIGWSLGNECGNGIVFHDEYKRLKKYDPGRFVQFEQAWEDWNTDIVCPMYPNMWKITEYGKSGKQRPFIMCEYAHAQGNSNGNFKDLWDIIYDSPNLQGGFIWDFMDQGFKVKTEPRDGRTYWTYNGKMGSYKWLEDKKGELNTGTDGLISANGIPKPQAYEVKKVYQYIQFSAKDLGKGIISIKNRYDFTNLDKYAYMWEIYKNGEKISAGDFNVDLKPHEEKEIRLSLPVIPEDGNEYFLNLYAHTRVATDLVPAGYEVAREQMQLNKSSFFTSLPSCSGKLSYETKDNILSFQSGAVSGKIDLKKGILFDYMINGKQPIRQYPEPAFWRAPVDNDFGNKMPVLAGVWRTAHVNRYVKKVTIGEKNEKGLSVRVDWVLSDIQVPYTMEYLIRDNGTIIVTGSIDLTGTKLPELPRFGMRMELHQPYENLTYYGRGPLENYIDRYSSSFIGRYEDKVENQFYWYIRPQETGNKTDVRWLTLLDSEGQGVRITGLQPIAFSALHFSPEDLDPGLTRKLQHTIDIVPQKNIFLHVDLKQRGLGGDNSWGMYPHNKYRLLDKKYTYSYMIELVEKGSD; encoded by the coding sequence ATGATAAATAGATTATTTTCTACCTTATTATTCCTTTCCTGTCTTTTTTGTGGTTTGTCCCCAACGGCAAAGGCGCAAAACAACGAGTGGGAAAATCCCACCCAATATGAGTGGAACAAAGAGAAACCACACGCTGACTTCCGCCTCTACGAGCGCGCAGATGATGCAGTGAACGATAATCCCCAAAAAACGCCTTGGCAATATTCGTTGAATGGTACGTGGAAATTTGTTTATGCTCCCTCTATCGCAGAAAGCATAAGAGATTTTTATCGTACAGATTTATCCGACAATGATTGGGATACAATTATTGTCCCTTCCAACTGGGAAATCCAAGGATTCGGTGAGCCGATAATCCGCAACATTCAGTATGTGTTTTCACCCAATCCACCTTATATCGACGTTGATAATCCTGTGGGGACTTACCGGCGCACATTTACGGTTCCTCAAAACTGGCAGGGGCGTGAAGTGTTGTTGCACTTCGGTTCCATCAGCGGCTACGCCCGTATCTATGTGAACGGGCAGCAGGTGGGGATGACTAAAGCATCCAAGACTCCGGCAGAATTTAATGTGACAAACTATTTGAAAAAAGGAGAGAACTTGCTTGCTGTACAGGTGTATCGCTGGCACGATGGCAGCTATATGGAAGACCAGGATTTTTGGCGTCTAAGCGGTATCGAACGCGATGTTTTCCTGACCGCCTATCCCCAAACGACCATTTGGGATTTCTTTCTGCATGCAGGACTGGACGAAACCTACCGACACGGGCAATTCCGGGCTACTGTAGACTTGCGTTCGTTCAATACCAATGCAACCCTGCAAAAGGGGACGCTTACACTCGAATTGAAGGACGCAGGGGGGAAGACTGTCCTATCTGCGCAGAAAGCATATTGTATCTCAGACATAAGTACTACACTTGCTTTCGAAGGCACTGTGCGCAATGTGCGGAAATGGAGCGCCGAACACCCTTCGCTCTACGACTGTATCCTGACACTTCGAGCCGATGGCGACAAGCAACAGACGGTAGTGGCTCATAAAGTCGGATTCCGCCGCATTGAGATAAAGAATGCACGGCTACTGGTGAATGGTGTACCTACCTATATAAAAGGTGTCAACCGTCACGAGCATAATGATACGTTGGGACATGTGCAGACCCGCGAAATCTTAATGAATGATTTGCGACTGATTAAACAACTGAACATGAATGCCATTCGTACCAGCCATTATCCAAATCATCCGTTATTCTATCAATTGTGTGACCAATATGGTATCTATGTAGTGGATGAAGCCAATATTGAAACTCATGGAATGGGTTCGGTTCCTTATTTCAAAGATACCATCCCGCATCCTGCTTATCGTCCCGAATGGTATGCAGCCCACGTCGACCGTATCACCCGAATGGTGGAAAGGGATAAAAATCATCCATGTATCATCGGATGGTCATTGGGAAACGAATGTGGTAATGGAATCGTGTTCCACGATGAGTATAAGCGTTTGAAGAAATATGACCCCGGTCGTTTTGTACAGTTCGAGCAGGCCTGGGAAGATTGGAATACAGATATTGTCTGTCCGATGTACCCCAATATGTGGAAAATAACAGAATACGGGAAGTCCGGCAAACAGCGACCGTTTATCATGTGTGAGTATGCTCACGCCCAAGGAAACAGCAATGGCAATTTTAAAGACCTTTGGGATATTATTTATGACAGCCCTAACTTGCAAGGCGGTTTTATCTGGGATTTTATGGATCAGGGATTTAAGGTAAAGACCGAACCAAGAGACGGACGTACTTATTGGACGTATAATGGTAAGATGGGTAGCTATAAATGGCTGGAAGATAAGAAAGGGGAACTAAACACGGGAACTGACGGTTTGATTTCTGCCAATGGTATTCCCAAACCACAAGCGTATGAAGTGAAGAAAGTGTATCAGTACATTCAGTTTAGCGCGAAAGACTTGGGGAAAGGAATTATTTCCATTAAAAACCGTTATGACTTTACCAATCTGGATAAGTATGCTTACATGTGGGAAATATACAAAAACGGAGAAAAAATATCTGCAGGGGATTTCAACGTTGATTTAAAACCTCACGAAGAGAAAGAGATACGTTTATCTCTTCCCGTTATACCGGAAGACGGGAACGAGTATTTCCTTAATCTCTATGCACACACCCGGGTTGCTACCGATTTAGTACCTGCCGGCTATGAAGTAGCTAGAGAGCAGATGCAATTAAATAAAAGTAGTTTCTTCACATCGCTCCCGTCTTGCTCGGGAAAACTGTCTTATGAAACGAAAGATAATATTTTGTCTTTTCAATCGGGTGCCGTTTCAGGTAAGATTGATTTGAAAAAGGGAATCTTGTTTGATTATATGATAAATGGCAAGCAACCTATCAGGCAATATCCCGAACCTGCCTTTTGGCGTGCTCCGGTTGATAATGATTTTGGGAATAAAATGCCCGTTTTGGCAGGTGTCTGGCGGACGGCTCATGTCAACCGCTATGTGAAGAAAGTGACAATAGGGGAGAAGAATGAAAAAGGGTTATCCGTAAGGGTTGATTGGGTCTTAAGCGATATTCAAGTGCCTTATACGATGGAATATTTGATACGGGATAATGGAACTATCATTGTGACAGGGAGTATTGACCTGACAGGAACGAAACTTCCCGAACTTCCCCGTTTTGGTATGCGTATGGAATTGCATCAACCTTATGAAAACTTGACCTATTACGGTAGAGGGCCTTTGGAGAATTATATCGACCGTTATTCGAGTTCCTTCATCGGACGATATGAGGATAAGGTTGAAAATCAGTTCTATTGGTATATACGTCCGCAGGAAACAGGAAATAAGACAGACGTTCGTTGGCTGACCTTATTGGATAGCGAAGGGCAAGGAGTGAGAATTACAGGCTTGCAACCTATCGCATTTTCCGCTTTACATTTCTCACCGGAAGACCTTGACCCTGGTCTGACTCGTAAATTGCAGCATACTATCGACATTGTTCCGCAAAAGAATATCTTTCTGCACGTTGACTTGAAGCAACGCGGGTTAGGCGGCGATAATAGTTGGGGAATGTATCCGCACAATAAATATCGCTTGCTTGACAAGAAATATACTTATAGCTATATGATTGAATTGGTAGAAAAAGGTTCAGATTAA